A window of the Streptomyces griseochromogenes genome harbors these coding sequences:
- the ung gene encoding uracil-DNA glycosylase has product MTDIAMLPESWRGVLGDELEQPYFKELTEFVEEERAKGPVYPPREEVFAALEATPYEKVKVLVLGQDPYHGEGQGHGLCFSVRPGVKTPPSLRNIYKEMQEELGLPVPDNGYLMPWAEQGVLLLNAVLTVRAGEANSHKGKGWEKFTDAVIRAVADRPDPAVFVLWGNYAQKKLPLIDETRHVVVKGAHPSPLSAKKFFGSRPFTQIDEAIAAQGHEPIDWRITNLG; this is encoded by the coding sequence GTGACCGACATCGCCATGCTGCCCGAGTCCTGGCGCGGGGTTCTGGGCGACGAGCTGGAGCAGCCCTACTTCAAGGAGCTGACCGAGTTCGTCGAGGAGGAGCGGGCGAAGGGCCCCGTCTATCCGCCGCGCGAGGAGGTCTTCGCCGCGCTGGAGGCGACGCCGTACGAGAAGGTCAAGGTCCTCGTCCTCGGCCAGGACCCGTACCACGGCGAGGGCCAGGGCCACGGCCTGTGCTTCTCCGTCCGCCCGGGCGTGAAGACCCCGCCCTCCCTGCGGAACATCTACAAGGAGATGCAGGAGGAGCTGGGCCTGCCCGTCCCGGACAACGGCTATCTGATGCCGTGGGCCGAGCAGGGCGTGCTGCTGCTCAACGCGGTGCTCACCGTCCGGGCCGGCGAGGCCAACTCGCACAAGGGCAAGGGCTGGGAGAAGTTCACCGACGCCGTCATCCGAGCGGTCGCCGACCGGCCCGACCCGGCCGTCTTCGTGCTGTGGGGCAACTACGCGCAGAAGAAGCTCCCGCTGATCGACGAGACCCGGCACGTCGTGGTCAAGGGCGCGCACCCCTCGCCGCTGTCCGCGAAGAAGTTCTTCGGATCCCGCCCGTTCACGCAGATCGACGAGGCGATCGCCGCGCAGGGGCACGAGCCGATCGACTGGCGCATCACGAACCTGGGCTGA
- a CDS encoding ABC transporter substrate-binding protein, translated as MFNRNRFLRRVAAIASISLVAGCGLLSGGDSGSKGPIVVGTTSAPSTLDPAGAWDGSWELFRNIYQTLLAYPSGATTPQPDAAKSCSFTDSASRTYRCTLRPGMKFADGDALNAQAVKYSIDRIRAINAPSGPAGLLGSLDRVEAQGDREVIFHLNQSDATFPFVLATPAMSIVDPDDYPAKSLRKDDGVFGSGPYTLQSYEEDKKAVLVRNDHYDGFAQRQNDAVTIRYFQDSSSMVKALRDKEIDVTYRGLAADDIIALQRHGNSDLQLVDGVGTDISYLVFNPKDPWAKQPAVRKAVAQIVDRGAIAHKVYKDTVDPLYSMVPKGLTGHTTAFFDDFGDPNISKAHKILADAGITKRVPLTFWYTTDRYGSETALMFQELKKELEDSGLFTITLKSRPWKSYVVGYQNGEYPVFGRGWFPDFPDADNFIAPFVGDHNALGTPYPSKEITSVLLPRSRGQSDRAKVVKDLEAAQQIMVNDARLLPLWQGRQYVAASEDISGGEQALDPSTIMMMWELHRKTSW; from the coding sequence GTGTTCAACCGGAACCGATTCCTGCGGAGAGTCGCGGCGATCGCGTCCATTTCCCTGGTGGCCGGCTGCGGTCTGCTGTCCGGCGGCGATTCCGGCAGCAAAGGGCCGATCGTCGTGGGCACCACCAGCGCCCCCAGCACGCTGGACCCGGCCGGGGCCTGGGACGGGTCCTGGGAGCTGTTCCGCAACATCTACCAGACGCTCCTCGCCTACCCGAGCGGTGCCACCACCCCGCAGCCCGACGCCGCCAAGAGCTGCTCCTTCACCGACTCCGCCAGCCGCACCTACCGCTGCACGCTGCGCCCCGGCATGAAGTTCGCCGACGGTGACGCGCTGAACGCCCAGGCGGTCAAGTACTCCATCGACCGCATCCGCGCGATCAACGCCCCCAGCGGCCCCGCCGGGCTGCTCGGCAGTCTGGACCGGGTGGAGGCGCAGGGCGACCGCGAGGTGATCTTCCACCTCAACCAGTCCGACGCCACCTTCCCGTTCGTGCTGGCCACCCCGGCCATGTCGATCGTCGACCCCGACGACTACCCGGCGAAGTCGCTGCGCAAGGACGACGGGGTCTTCGGCTCGGGACCGTACACGCTGCAGTCCTACGAAGAGGACAAAAAGGCCGTCCTGGTCCGCAACGACCACTACGACGGCTTCGCCCAGCGGCAGAACGACGCGGTGACCATCCGCTACTTCCAGGATTCGTCCAGCATGGTCAAGGCGCTGCGCGACAAGGAGATCGACGTCACCTACCGCGGTCTGGCCGCCGACGACATCATCGCCCTGCAGCGGCACGGCAACTCCGACCTGCAGCTGGTGGACGGCGTGGGCACGGACATCAGCTACCTGGTGTTCAACCCGAAGGACCCCTGGGCCAAGCAGCCCGCCGTCCGCAAGGCCGTCGCCCAGATCGTGGACCGGGGCGCGATCGCGCACAAGGTCTACAAGGACACCGTCGACCCGCTGTACTCCATGGTCCCCAAGGGCCTCACCGGCCACACCACCGCGTTCTTCGACGACTTCGGCGACCCGAACATCTCCAAGGCTCACAAGATCCTCGCGGACGCGGGCATCACCAAGCGGGTCCCGCTCACCTTCTGGTACACCACCGACCGCTACGGCTCCGAGACGGCCCTGATGTTCCAGGAGCTGAAGAAGGAGCTGGAGGACTCCGGCCTGTTCACGATCACCCTCAAGAGCCGCCCCTGGAAGAGCTACGTGGTCGGCTACCAGAACGGCGAGTACCCGGTGTTCGGCCGCGGCTGGTTCCCGGACTTCCCCGACGCGGACAACTTCATCGCCCCGTTCGTCGGCGACCACAACGCGCTCGGCACGCCGTATCCGTCCAAGGAGATCACCTCGGTGCTGCTGCCCCGCTCGCGAGGCCAGAGCGACCGGGCCAAGGTGGTCAAGGACCTGGAGGCGGCCCAGCAGATCATGGTGAACGACGCCCGGCTGCTCCCGCTGTGGCAGGGCCGGCAGTACGTGGCGGCCAGCGAGGACATCTCGGGCGGCGAGCAGGCCCTCGACCCGTCGACGATCATGATGATGTGGGAGCTGCACCGCAAGACCAGTTGGTGA
- a CDS encoding SDR family oxidoreductase, which yields MTELPELSGKVALVTGASRGIGYGVAEALVARGDRVCITGRGEDALKEAVEKLGSERVVAVAGKAHDLAHQTEVVERAMEAFGRIDFLINNAGTNPVFGPIADLDLDVARKVFETNVISALGFAQKTWHAWQKDNGGAIVNIASIAGLAPSPFIGAYGVSKAAMINLTQQLAHEFAPKVRVNAIAPAVVKTKFAQALYEGREEEAAAAYPLGRLGVPADIGGAAAFLTSEQSDWVTGQTLVVDGGIFLNAGVGA from the coding sequence ATGACTGAACTTCCGGAGCTTTCCGGCAAGGTCGCGCTCGTCACGGGCGCGAGCCGCGGCATCGGCTACGGCGTCGCCGAGGCGCTGGTCGCCCGCGGCGACCGCGTGTGCATCACCGGCCGGGGCGAGGACGCCCTGAAGGAGGCCGTCGAGAAGCTCGGCTCCGAGCGGGTCGTCGCCGTCGCCGGCAAGGCCCACGACCTCGCCCACCAGACCGAAGTCGTCGAGCGGGCCATGGAGGCCTTCGGCCGCATCGACTTCCTGATCAACAACGCCGGCACCAACCCGGTCTTCGGGCCCATCGCCGACCTCGACCTGGACGTCGCGCGCAAGGTGTTCGAGACCAACGTCATCTCGGCGCTCGGCTTCGCCCAGAAGACCTGGCACGCCTGGCAGAAGGACAACGGCGGCGCGATCGTCAACATCGCCTCCATCGCGGGCCTCGCGCCCTCGCCGTTCATCGGCGCCTACGGCGTCAGCAAGGCCGCGATGATCAACCTCACGCAGCAGCTGGCGCACGAGTTCGCGCCGAAGGTGCGGGTCAACGCGATCGCCCCGGCCGTCGTGAAGACCAAGTTCGCCCAGGCCCTGTACGAGGGCCGGGAGGAGGAGGCGGCCGCCGCCTACCCGCTCGGGCGGCTCGGAGTGCCCGCCGACATCGGCGGGGCGGCCGCGTTCCTCACCTCCGAGCAGTCCGACTGGGTCACCGGTCAGACGCTCGTCGTGGACGGCGGCATCTTCCTGAACGCCGGCGTGGGCGCCTGA
- a CDS encoding DUF3037 domain-containing protein has translation MSETHIHMAGHVTERHITRTGQGGDRDVFEYALLRVVPRVERGECINAGVVLYCRAQGYVGARTHLDEARLLALDPEADAAGVRAALGAIERHCAGGEQAGQAARDDAGRRFRWLIAPRSTVVQPGPVHTGLTIDPAAETDRLLDLLVR, from the coding sequence GTGAGCGAGACCCACATCCACATGGCCGGCCATGTGACCGAGCGCCATATCACCCGGACGGGCCAGGGCGGCGACCGGGACGTGTTCGAGTACGCCCTGCTGCGGGTCGTACCCCGCGTCGAGCGCGGCGAGTGCATCAACGCGGGCGTGGTCCTCTACTGCCGCGCCCAGGGCTACGTCGGCGCCCGCACCCACCTCGACGAGGCCCGGCTGCTCGCGCTCGACCCGGAGGCCGACGCCGCCGGGGTGCGGGCCGCGCTCGGGGCGATCGAGCGCCACTGCGCGGGCGGGGAGCAGGCCGGACAGGCCGCCCGGGACGACGCGGGCCGGCGCTTCCGCTGGCTGATCGCGCCCCGCTCCACCGTCGTGCAGCCCGGACCGGTGCACACCGGTCTGACCATCGATCCGGCGGCCGAAACGGACCGCCTGCTGGACCTTCTGGTGAGGTAA
- a CDS encoding TetR/AcrR family transcriptional regulator: MPVRTPSTSRADLVADTALALLAGRGMRGLTHRAVDEAAGLPQGSTSNLARTRQALLELAVRRHADREARLLAPAEATDPHGGPDALAEVLALAVHRSLTQGRDLLIARYELALEATRRPELRAYYDAAGAVFKDRLAAMLTAVGSTDPARHVLSLVAWADGLMFSCAAGSFSAEVPSLEEVRRGLRELLAGMLGT; the protein is encoded by the coding sequence ATGCCCGTACGCACCCCCAGCACGTCCCGCGCCGATCTCGTGGCCGACACCGCCCTCGCCCTGCTCGCCGGGCGCGGGATGCGCGGGTTGACCCACCGGGCGGTGGACGAGGCGGCCGGACTGCCCCAGGGCTCCACGTCGAACCTGGCACGCACCCGGCAGGCACTGCTGGAACTCGCGGTACGGCGGCACGCCGACCGGGAGGCGCGTCTGCTCGCGCCGGCGGAGGCGACGGATCCGCACGGCGGGCCGGACGCACTGGCCGAGGTGCTGGCCCTGGCGGTCCACCGCTCCCTGACCCAGGGGCGCGACCTGCTCATCGCCCGCTACGAACTGGCCCTGGAGGCGACCCGCCGCCCCGAACTGCGGGCCTACTACGACGCGGCCGGAGCCGTCTTCAAGGACCGGCTGGCCGCGATGCTCACCGCCGTCGGCTCCACGGACCCGGCCCGGCATGTGCTGTCTCTGGTCGCCTGGGCGGACGGGCTGATGTTCTCCTGCGCGGCCGGTTCCTTCAGTGCCGAGGTGCCGAGCCTGGAGGAGGTGCGCAGGGGGCTGCGGGAGCTGCTGGCGGGGATGCTGGGCACCTGA
- a CDS encoding LysR family transcriptional regulator: protein MLNLERLRTLDALARHGSVSAAADALHVTTSAVSQQLGKLEREVGQQLLAKNGRGVRLTDAGRLLSEHAARILSQVELAQSDLEAHRGQVVGELRLSAFPTAARGLFPTALAALRARHQGLRVRSSELEPEQGIASVVRGDLDLAVVLDWYNKPMPVPDGLVKAPLLDDPADVALPVGHRLAHRDEVDLAEFAEDEWITWGEGEFCHEWLMFTLRSKGIEPIVGHRAGETHTQLGLVAAGLGVCIAPLLGRHPVPPGIVMIPLKQRVRRHVYVVWRADADRRPSIRAAVEALRGAARQLG from the coding sequence ATGTTGAACCTGGAGCGCCTGCGCACCCTGGATGCCCTCGCCCGGCACGGCTCGGTCAGCGCCGCCGCCGACGCCCTGCACGTCACCACGTCGGCGGTCTCCCAGCAGCTGGGCAAGCTGGAGCGGGAGGTCGGCCAGCAGCTGCTGGCCAAGAACGGGCGGGGGGTACGCCTCACGGACGCGGGGCGGTTGCTGTCCGAGCACGCGGCCCGGATCCTCTCGCAGGTCGAACTCGCCCAGTCGGACCTGGAGGCGCACCGCGGGCAGGTCGTCGGCGAGCTGAGGCTGTCGGCGTTCCCGACCGCCGCCCGCGGTCTGTTCCCGACGGCGCTCGCCGCGCTGCGCGCCCGGCACCAGGGGCTGCGGGTGCGCTCCAGCGAACTGGAGCCGGAGCAGGGCATCGCCTCGGTCGTCCGCGGCGACCTCGACCTCGCGGTCGTCCTCGACTGGTACAACAAGCCGATGCCCGTGCCCGACGGCCTGGTCAAGGCCCCGCTGCTGGACGATCCGGCCGATGTCGCGCTGCCCGTCGGGCACCGGCTCGCCCACCGGGACGAGGTGGACCTCGCCGAGTTCGCGGAGGACGAGTGGATCACCTGGGGCGAGGGCGAGTTCTGCCACGAGTGGCTGATGTTCACGCTGCGCTCGAAGGGCATCGAGCCCATCGTCGGCCACCGCGCGGGCGAGACCCACACCCAACTCGGCCTGGTCGCGGCCGGGCTCGGCGTGTGCATCGCGCCGCTGCTGGGCCGCCACCCGGTGCCGCCGGGCATCGTCATGATCCCGCTCAAGCAGCGGGTGCGCCGGCATGTGTATGTCGTCTGGCGGGCGGACGCCGACCGCAGGCCCTCGATCCGCGCGGCGGTCGAGGCGCTGAGGGGCGCCGCCCGGCAGCTCGGCTGA
- a CDS encoding Rieske (2Fe-2S) protein, with translation MTSASHQPEAGPARRTVMATAGAAGLAAALTACGSGDDSSNTVNTGSGSSGSTGSSGSTGSSGSTGSSQDQGSSASGGSAGGTALAKTADIPQGGGKIFKDQGVVVTQPTAGTYKAFSSKCTHQGCAVGSVANGVIVCPCHNSHFSVEDGSVKQGPATKALPAAKISVSGDEIKLA, from the coding sequence ATGACCAGCGCATCGCACCAGCCCGAAGCGGGTCCGGCACGTCGTACCGTCATGGCGACGGCCGGAGCGGCCGGGCTCGCCGCCGCGCTGACCGCCTGCGGTTCCGGGGACGACTCGTCCAACACCGTGAACACCGGCTCCGGTTCGTCCGGCTCGACCGGCTCCTCCGGCTCGACCGGCTCCTCCGGCTCGACCGGCTCCTCCCAGGACCAGGGCTCGTCGGCCTCGGGAGGCTCGGCCGGCGGCACGGCCCTCGCCAAGACCGCGGACATCCCGCAGGGCGGCGGCAAGATCTTCAAGGACCAGGGCGTGGTGGTGACGCAGCCGACGGCGGGCACCTACAAGGCGTTCTCCTCGAAGTGCACCCACCAGGGCTGCGCGGTGGGCAGTGTGGCCAATGGCGTGATCGTCTGCCCGTGCCACAACAGCCACTTCTCCGTCGAGGACGGCAGCGTGAAGCAGGGCCCGGCGACCAAGGCGCTGCCCGCCGCGAAGATCAGCGTCTCCGGCGACGAGATCAAGCTGGCCTGA
- a CDS encoding HipA family kinase translates to MLKEVTATRYITPLREGGSLPGLVEADDFGTYVMKFTGAGQGRKTLVAEVVCGELARRLGFRMPRLVTLRLDSVLGLGEPEQQVQDLLRSSGGTNLGMDFLSGALGYDPLAFPVSPEEAGRIVWFDALINNVDRSWRNPNLLLHRGALWLIDHGASMIWHHNWPSAEASAARPYDAGDHALARFAPDVTAAAAELAPRVTEDLLAEVTAEIPDTWLADEPGFDTPDELRRAYARPLLARAAVIAERITGIEEGK, encoded by the coding sequence ATGCTCAAGGAAGTCACCGCGACCCGGTACATCACGCCGCTGCGTGAGGGCGGCTCGCTGCCGGGGCTCGTCGAGGCCGACGACTTCGGGACCTACGTCATGAAGTTCACCGGCGCCGGACAGGGCCGCAAGACCCTCGTCGCCGAGGTCGTCTGCGGCGAACTCGCCCGCCGGCTCGGATTCCGGATGCCCCGCCTGGTCACCCTGCGGCTGGACTCCGTCCTCGGACTCGGCGAGCCCGAGCAGCAGGTGCAGGATCTGCTGCGCTCCAGCGGCGGCACCAACCTCGGGATGGACTTCCTCTCCGGCGCCCTCGGCTACGACCCGCTCGCCTTCCCGGTGAGTCCCGAGGAGGCCGGCCGGATCGTCTGGTTCGACGCGCTGATCAACAACGTGGACCGCTCCTGGCGCAACCCCAACCTTCTCCTGCACCGCGGCGCGCTGTGGCTCATCGACCACGGCGCCTCGATGATCTGGCACCACAACTGGCCCTCCGCCGAGGCCTCCGCGGCCCGCCCCTACGACGCCGGTGACCACGCCCTCGCCCGTTTCGCCCCGGACGTGACCGCGGCCGCCGCGGAGCTGGCCCCCCGGGTCACCGAGGACCTGCTCGCCGAGGTCACCGCCGAGATCCCCGACACCTGGCTGGCCGACGAGCCCGGCTTCGACACCCCGGACGAGCTGCGCCGGGCCTACGCGCGGCCGCTGCTCGCCCGGGCGGCCGTCATCGCCGAGCGCATCACCGGCATCGAGGAGGGCAAGTGA
- a CDS encoding pyridoxamine 5'-phosphate oxidase family protein has protein sequence MTVTQQRRGRKIMMTPGELDEFLTGQRTCRVATVSANGTPHVSALWFAWDGTSLWLYSVVRSRRWTQLSRDPRVAVVVDSGEEYDELRGVELSGRVEFVGEVPRTGELCAELDTAETLFARKNFGLDEMPHDGRHAWARLTPEKIVSWDFRKLGA, from the coding sequence ATGACCGTCACTCAGCAGCGCCGGGGCCGGAAGATCATGATGACGCCCGGCGAGCTGGACGAGTTCCTGACCGGCCAGCGCACCTGCCGGGTCGCCACCGTCTCGGCGAACGGCACACCGCATGTGAGCGCGCTGTGGTTCGCCTGGGACGGCACCTCGCTGTGGCTGTACTCCGTGGTGCGCAGCAGGCGCTGGACCCAGCTGAGCCGCGACCCGCGGGTCGCGGTCGTCGTCGACTCGGGCGAGGAGTACGACGAGTTGCGTGGTGTCGAGCTGTCCGGGCGGGTGGAGTTCGTGGGCGAGGTGCCGCGGACCGGGGAGCTGTGCGCCGAACTCGACACGGCCGAAACGCTGTTCGCGCGCAAGAACTTCGGTCTGGACGAGATGCCGCACGACGGCCGGCACGCCTGGGCCCGGCTGACCCCGGAGAAGATCGTCTCCTGGGACTTCCGCAAGCTCGGGGCATAG
- a CDS encoding cysteine hydrolase → MPSYDERGELLDPVSTVLLTVECQQGVVGPDSALPELAREARASGALRNVARLVGAAHETGVQVIHAVAERRPDGRGANRNARLFRAAERLPVQQLSGTTAVRIAPPIEVTEEDLVVRRLHGLSPIQGTEVDALLRNLGCRTLIVSGVSANVAVPNAVFDAVNRGYTAVVPADAIAGVPADYTPAMIRNTLALVATVMTTDEVVGRLRRPRRRT, encoded by the coding sequence ATGCCGTCGTACGACGAGCGCGGCGAGCTGCTCGATCCGGTGAGCACGGTCCTGCTGACCGTGGAGTGCCAGCAGGGGGTGGTCGGCCCGGACAGCGCGCTGCCCGAACTCGCCCGCGAGGCCCGCGCCTCCGGTGCCCTGCGCAATGTGGCCCGGCTGGTCGGCGCCGCGCACGAGACGGGGGTGCAGGTGATCCACGCCGTCGCCGAACGCCGCCCGGACGGCAGGGGCGCGAACCGCAACGCCCGCCTGTTCCGCGCCGCCGAACGGCTCCCCGTCCAGCAGCTGAGCGGCACCACCGCGGTGCGCATCGCGCCCCCGATAGAGGTCACCGAGGAGGACCTCGTCGTACGGCGGCTGCACGGGCTGTCCCCGATCCAGGGGACCGAGGTCGACGCCCTGCTGCGCAACCTCGGCTGCCGCACCCTGATCGTCTCCGGTGTCTCCGCCAACGTGGCCGTTCCCAACGCGGTGTTCGACGCCGTCAACCGCGGCTACACCGCGGTGGTCCCGGCCGACGCCATCGCGGGCGTGCCCGCCGACTACACGCCCGCGATGATCCGCAACACCCTCGCGCTGGTCGCGACCGTCATGACCACGGACGAGGTGGTCGGCCGACTCCGGCGGCCGCGCCGGCGGACGTGA
- the fabG gene encoding 3-oxoacyl-ACP reductase FabG: MSTTEQRVAIVTGAARGIGAATAVRLAAEGRAVAVIDLDEAACKETVEKITAAGGKAIAVGADVCDEAQVEAAVARIVAELGAPTILVNNAGVLRDNLLFKMSVSDWDTVMNVHLRGSFLMTKAVQKHMVDAGFGRIVNLSSSSALGNRGQVNYSAAKAGLQGFTKTLAIELGKFGVTANAVAPGFIATEMTKATADRVGMGFDDFKKAAATQIPVQRVGEPEDIANAIAFFTGEAAGFVSGQVLYVAGGPLN; encoded by the coding sequence ATGTCCACCACTGAACAGCGGGTCGCGATCGTCACCGGCGCGGCGCGCGGCATCGGCGCCGCCACCGCCGTACGACTGGCCGCCGAGGGTCGCGCGGTCGCCGTGATCGACCTGGACGAGGCCGCCTGCAAGGAAACCGTCGAGAAGATCACCGCGGCCGGCGGCAAGGCCATCGCGGTCGGCGCGGACGTCTGCGACGAGGCGCAGGTCGAGGCGGCCGTCGCCCGGATCGTGGCGGAGCTGGGCGCCCCGACGATCCTGGTCAACAACGCGGGCGTGCTGCGCGACAACCTGCTGTTCAAGATGAGCGTCTCCGACTGGGACACCGTCATGAACGTGCACCTGCGCGGCTCGTTCCTGATGACCAAGGCCGTCCAGAAGCACATGGTCGACGCGGGCTTCGGCCGGATCGTCAACCTCTCCTCCTCCTCGGCCCTCGGCAACCGCGGCCAGGTCAACTACTCCGCCGCGAAGGCGGGCCTGCAGGGCTTCACCAAGACCCTCGCCATCGAGCTGGGCAAGTTCGGCGTCACCGCCAACGCCGTCGCCCCCGGCTTCATCGCCACCGAGATGACCAAGGCCACCGCCGACCGCGTCGGCATGGGTTTCGACGACTTCAAGAAGGCCGCCGCCACCCAGATCCCGGTGCAGCGCGTCGGCGAGCCCGAGGACATCGCGAACGCCATCGCCTTCTTCACCGGCGAGGCGGCCGGCTTCGTCTCCGGCCAGGTGCTGTACGTCGCCGGCGGGCCGCTGAACTAA